One segment of Chelmon rostratus isolate fCheRos1 chromosome 17, fCheRos1.pri, whole genome shotgun sequence DNA contains the following:
- the gps1 gene encoding COP9 signalosome complex subunit 1 has protein sequence MPLPVQVFNFQGSVEPMQIDADPQEDQQNAPDTNYIVENPTLDLEQYATSYSGLMRIERLQFIAEHCPQLRVEALKMALTFVQRTFNVDTYEEIHRKLTEATREVQGVPDTVPEGGVVPPPLDSAWAESTRKKALLKLEKLDTDLKNYKGNSIKESIRRGHDDLGDHYLDCGDLSNALKCYSRARDYCTSAKHVINMCLNVIKVSVYLQNWSHVLSYVNKAESTPEIAEQRGERDSQNQAVLTKLKCAAGLAELASRKYKPAAKCFLQASFDHCDCPELLSPSNVAVYGGLCALATFDRQELQRNVISSSSFKLFLELEPQIRDIIFKFYESKYASCLKLLDEMKDNLLLDMYLAPHVKTLYSQIRNRALIQYFSPYVSADMTKMAQAFNTTVAALEDELTQLILEGLINARIDSHSKILYARDVDQRSTTFEKSLHMGKEFQRRAKAMILRAAVLRNQIHVKSPPREGSQGELTPANSQTRMSTNM, from the exons ATGCCTTTACCTGTGCAAGTCTTTAACTTTCAG GGGTCAGTGGAGCCCATGCAGATTGATGCAGACCCCCAGGAGGACCAGCAGAATGCTCCAGACACCAACTATATAGTGGAGAACCCAACACTG GACCTGGAGCAGTATGCAACCAGCTACAGTGGATTAATGCGCATTGAGAGGCTTCAGTTCATTGCAGAGCATTGCCCTCAGCTCCGAGTGGAAGCCCTGAAGATGGCCCTCACCTTCGTCCAGAGGACCTTCAATGTCGACACTTACGAAGAGATCCACCGCAAACTTACCGAGGCCACACG GGAAGTGCAGGGCGTGCCGGACACAGTACCTGAAGGAGGGGTTGTTCCTCCTCCCCTGGACTCAGCCTGGGCTGAGTCCACCAGGAAAAAGGCTCTGCTCAAACTGGAGAAACTGGATACTGATCTCAAGAACTACAAGGGAAATTCCATTAAAGAGAGCATCAG GAGAGGGCATGATGACTTGGGGGACCATTACCTGGACTGTGGCGACCTCAGTAATGCCCTCAAGTGTTACTCCCGAGCCAGAGACTACTGCACCAGTGCTAAGCATGTCATTAACATGTGTCTGAATGTCATCAAG GTCAGTGTTTACCTTCAGAACTGGTCCCACGTTTTGAGCTACGTCAACAAAGCAGAATCCACGCCAGAAATAGCAGAG caaaGAGGAGAGCGAGACAGCCAAAATCAAGCAGTGCTCACCAAATTAAAGTGTGCTGCAG GCCTGGCAGAGTTGGCCTCACGAAAATATAAACCAGCTGCCAAGTGCTTCTTGCAGGCTTCTTTTGACCACTGTGACTGTCCAGAG CTCCTGTCACCCAGTAATGTAGCTGTGTATGGAGGTTTGTGTGCTTTGGCCACATTTGACAGACAGGAGCTCCAACGTAACGTCATCTCCAGCAG CTCCTTTAAGTTATTTCTAGAGTTGGAACCTCAAATTCGTGACATCATCTTCAAGTTCTACGAGTCCAAATATGCATCTTGTCTGAAGCTGCTGGATGAAATGAAG GATAACCTGCTGTTGGACATGTACCTGGCCCCACACGTCAAGACACTCTACAGCCAGATCAGGAACAGAGCGCTCATTcag tatttcagcCCCTACGTGTCAGCAGACATGACTAAGATGGCTCAGGCCTTCAACACCACAGTAGCAGCTCTGGAAGATGAGCTAACTCAACTCATACTGGAGGGACTTATCAATGCACGAATCGACTCCCATAGCAAG ATTCTGTATGCGAGGGATGTAGACCAGAGGAGCACCACGTTTGAGAAGTCGCTCCATATGGGCAAAGAGTTCCAGAGAAGAGCCAAAGCGATGATCCTCCGAGCTGCTGTGCTGCGCAACCAGATCCACGTCAAG TCTCCACCCAGAGAAGGCAGCCAGGGAGAACTGACGCCAGCCAACAGCCAGACCAGGATGAGCACCAACATGTGA